One genomic segment of Nonomuraea coxensis DSM 45129 includes these proteins:
- a CDS encoding TetR/AcrR family transcriptional regulator yields MSAVRAEQVNATRAQILAAAERLFAERGVYAVSNRQVSQVAGQGNNAAVGYHFGTKADLVRAIVRAHTERVELLRRRLLAGIEDPDDVRGWVGCLVRSFTGHLDSLGTPTWYARFAAQVMTDPALRQIMAEEALTSPTLRRVVDGLRRCLPELPPEVHAERAEMAGQLVAHMCAERERALAEGRPTLRPSWHDAATGLIDAVVGIWTAPVTAGRDTAGRNTAGRDTA; encoded by the coding sequence GTGAGCGCCGTCCGCGCCGAACAGGTCAACGCCACCCGGGCGCAGATCCTCGCCGCCGCCGAGCGGCTGTTCGCCGAGCGCGGCGTCTACGCCGTCTCCAACCGGCAGGTCAGCCAGGTGGCCGGCCAGGGCAACAACGCCGCCGTCGGCTACCACTTCGGCACCAAGGCCGACCTCGTCAGGGCGATCGTGCGGGCCCACACCGAGCGCGTCGAGCTGCTGCGCCGCCGCCTGCTGGCCGGGATCGAGGACCCGGACGACGTGCGCGGCTGGGTGGGCTGCCTGGTCCGCTCGTTCACCGGGCACCTGGACAGCCTCGGCACGCCCACGTGGTACGCCCGCTTCGCCGCCCAGGTCATGACCGACCCCGCGCTCCGCCAGATCATGGCCGAGGAGGCGCTGACCTCGCCGACCCTGCGCCGCGTCGTGGACGGCCTGCGGCGCTGCCTGCCCGAGCTGCCTCCCGAGGTGCACGCCGAGCGCGCCGAGATGGCGGGCCAGCTCGTCGCCCACATGTGCGCCGAACGCGAGCGCGCGCTCGCCGAGGGCCGCCCCACCCTCCGGCCGAGCTGGCACGACGCCGCGACCGGGCTGATCGACGCGGTCGTCGGGATCTGGACGGCCCCGGTCACCGCCGGAAGGGACACCGCCGGAAGGAACACCGCAGGAAGGGACACCGCATGA
- a CDS encoding FAD-dependent oxidoreductase: protein MVSYWMDSAPAPGHPPLTEDLTVDVAVIGGGIAGLSAAWELTRAGRSVAVLEADRLAAGVTGNTSAKLSAQHTLIYAELAGRDPGTARGYARSQQEAVEHVARTAAELGVDCELERRPAYTYARSAGQVERLRAEARAAAEAGLAASFVTATALPFPVAGAVKVEDQAQFHPRKYLLGLAEAMTARGCRIFERTRVTGLREGRPCRVTTEGGAVVTAADVVVATHYPIFDRALLFARMEVTRELVVAGTLPPEDDPEGMYITSEDNTRSVRTAPLPGGRRLLVVTGESYKPGAGRVGDRFDRLAAWTGEHFPRARITHRWAAQDNHTTDRLPFVGPLHPGAGHAYVATGFGGWGMSNGVLAGLLLSGLVTGEERPWAGLYDPRRLHPGREAVPMAKAQATVARHFVADRLAAGDAGDLAELRPGQGTVVKVNGRRCAVHRDEQGRVHAVSAICTHLGCVVGFNEAERTWECPCHGSRFGLDGRVLQGPAVSPLEPVELKEE, encoded by the coding sequence ATGGTGTCGTACTGGATGGACTCCGCGCCCGCGCCCGGGCACCCGCCGCTCACCGAGGACCTCACCGTGGACGTGGCCGTGATCGGCGGCGGCATCGCGGGCCTGTCGGCGGCCTGGGAGCTGACCCGCGCCGGCCGCTCCGTCGCCGTGCTGGAGGCCGACCGCCTGGCCGCGGGCGTGACCGGCAACACCTCGGCCAAGCTGTCGGCGCAGCACACCCTGATCTACGCCGAGCTGGCCGGCCGTGACCCGGGAACGGCCCGCGGGTACGCCCGGTCCCAGCAGGAGGCCGTCGAGCACGTGGCGCGCACGGCCGCCGAGCTCGGCGTGGACTGCGAGCTGGAACGCCGCCCCGCCTACACCTACGCCCGCTCGGCCGGCCAGGTGGAGCGGCTGCGCGCCGAGGCGCGGGCGGCCGCCGAGGCGGGGCTCGCGGCCTCCTTCGTCACCGCCACGGCGCTGCCGTTCCCGGTGGCCGGGGCCGTCAAGGTGGAGGACCAGGCGCAGTTCCATCCGCGCAAGTACCTCCTCGGGCTGGCCGAGGCCATGACGGCGCGCGGCTGCCGGATCTTCGAGCGCACCCGCGTCACCGGCCTGCGCGAGGGCAGGCCGTGCCGCGTGACGACCGAGGGCGGGGCCGTGGTGACCGCCGCCGACGTCGTGGTGGCCACCCACTACCCGATCTTCGACCGCGCGCTGCTGTTCGCCCGGATGGAGGTGACCCGGGAGCTGGTCGTCGCGGGCACGCTGCCGCCGGAGGACGATCCGGAGGGGATGTACATCACCTCGGAGGACAACACCCGCTCCGTCAGGACCGCGCCCCTGCCCGGCGGCCGGCGGCTGCTCGTCGTGACCGGCGAGTCGTACAAGCCGGGGGCCGGGCGGGTCGGCGACCGCTTCGACCGGCTGGCCGCCTGGACGGGCGAGCACTTCCCCCGGGCGCGGATCACGCACCGCTGGGCGGCCCAGGACAACCACACCACCGACCGGCTGCCGTTCGTCGGCCCGCTGCATCCCGGCGCCGGGCACGCCTACGTCGCGACCGGCTTCGGCGGGTGGGGGATGAGCAACGGCGTGCTGGCGGGGCTGCTGCTGTCCGGCCTGGTCACCGGCGAGGAGCGGCCGTGGGCCGGCCTGTACGACCCGCGCCGGCTGCACCCGGGACGGGAGGCCGTCCCGATGGCGAAGGCGCAGGCCACGGTGGCCCGCCATTTCGTCGCCGACCGGCTCGCGGCGGGCGACGCCGGCGACCTCGCCGAGCTGCGGCCCGGCCAGGGCACGGTGGTCAAGGTGAACGGCCGCCGGTGCGCGGTGCACCGCGACGAGCAGGGCCGGGTGCACGCCGTCTCGGCGATCTGCACGCACCTGGGGTGCGTGGTCGGGTTCAACGAGGCCGAGCGGACCTGGGAGTGCCCCTGTCACGGCTCGCGTTTCGGCCTGGACGGGCGCGTCCTGCAAGGCCCGGCCGTCAGCCCGCTGGAGCCCGTGGAGCTGAAGGAGGAGTGA
- a CDS encoding GNAT family N-acetyltransferase, with protein sequence MTISSILVRPVSADDHPTVERLWLMFRHDMADYQGGLPSPDGTYHGDRLRQACEDDDWAAYLFTSGDRPVGFSFVRALSGPARVLNSFFVVRGARRSGVGSTVVREVISRHPGPWRIAFQDANTAAGAFWRRVATGLAGEAWTEERLPVPGRPDVPPDVWISFTTA encoded by the coding sequence ATGACCATTTCTTCGATCCTTGTCCGGCCCGTGAGCGCCGACGACCACCCCACCGTCGAACGGCTCTGGCTGATGTTCCGCCACGACATGGCCGACTACCAGGGCGGCCTGCCCAGCCCCGACGGCACCTACCACGGCGACCGGCTGCGCCAGGCGTGCGAGGACGACGACTGGGCGGCCTACCTGTTCACCAGCGGCGACCGGCCCGTCGGCTTCTCGTTCGTGCGCGCCCTGTCCGGCCCGGCGCGCGTGCTCAACAGCTTCTTCGTGGTACGCGGCGCGCGCCGGTCCGGCGTCGGCTCGACGGTCGTCCGCGAGGTGATCTCCCGGCATCCCGGCCCGTGGCGGATCGCCTTCCAGGACGCGAACACGGCGGCCGGCGCGTTCTGGCGGCGCGTCGCCACCGGGCTCGCCGGCGAGGCGTGGACCGAGGAACGCCTCCCCGTCCCCGGCCGGCCCGATGTCCCCCCGGACGTGTGGATCTCCTTCACCACCGCCTGA
- a CDS encoding dihydrofolate reductase family protein — translation MRTIAAGLFISLDGVVQDPADWHFPYFDDAMGAAVTAQLADTLLLGRVTYDSFAGAWPDREAEGGEDAGFAKALGDARKIVVSRQPLEFTWRNSELLKGDLVEAVTALKQEEGGRIAISGSVSVVRQLLEAGLLDELHLLVHPIAVRKGERLFDDGASIPLELVSSETFPTGVLNLVYRPAARR, via the coding sequence ATGAGGACCATCGCCGCCGGCTTGTTCATCTCCCTCGACGGTGTCGTGCAGGACCCGGCCGACTGGCACTTCCCCTACTTCGACGACGCGATGGGCGCCGCCGTGACGGCGCAGCTCGCCGACACCCTGCTCCTGGGGCGGGTGACGTACGACAGCTTCGCCGGCGCGTGGCCGGACCGGGAGGCGGAGGGCGGCGAGGACGCCGGCTTCGCCAAGGCGCTCGGGGACGCCCGCAAGATCGTCGTCTCGCGTCAGCCCCTGGAGTTCACCTGGCGCAACTCCGAGCTGCTCAAGGGCGACCTGGTCGAGGCCGTGACCGCCTTGAAGCAGGAGGAGGGCGGCCGCATCGCGATCAGCGGCTCGGTCTCGGTGGTGCGCCAGCTCCTGGAGGCGGGCCTGCTGGACGAGCTGCACCTCCTGGTGCACCCGATCGCGGTCCGCAAGGGCGAGCGGCTGTTCGACGACGGGGCCTCCATCCCGCTGGAGCTGGTCAGCTCGGAGACGTTCCCGACGGGCGTGCTGAACCTCGTCTACCGCCCGGCCGCGCGGCGGTAA
- a CDS encoding ABC transporter substrate-binding protein, which translates to MSTLRSSAAAGTLALALLMTACSPGTAGGTQGTGTGSTGGAADSISLRVNNATTYSRNFNIYSPSTDIAPQISLIYEPLVRRNVFKGGALEPWLAESWEWSDGDKTVTLKLRTDVKFSDGTPMTSKDVAFTLNIPLKYPELNTGGQTYVSAEATGDHTVVVKWKKPAQLDFYRFALGVTGFAPRIVPEHIWKDKDLKTWTNPDPIGTGVGRLTAFTPQQFTLETRADYWGGPFPMKTIKIVATGSDDQTKARLLKGDIDFATISWPNAEQEYMARNPKTNVYKTFHTGGEESLLFNMDKAPFDDVNVRRALAMSLDRSSLLKLAPTGQEPANACGLEPAVYADFMAPGCEPQALDAEGAKKALADGGWTVQDGQLAKAGRTYPLGVKVVQEYANWMAYGKGMQDQWKTNLGLDVKVTAVPEENYDPQLNDGDFDMALYWTGGSNGLYSVFTDQLDPETYVPSGKDAQYQNQGRWKDESTAPLLDKLRTSVGDPEAQKETGHQLQKIVLDQVPYSPMFTADWFVEMNQTRWVGWPEAGSTQHVPHSGIGPDIVLTLKGLKPAGA; encoded by the coding sequence ATGTCCACGCTCAGATCCTCCGCCGCCGCGGGGACACTCGCTCTCGCACTGCTGATGACGGCGTGCTCGCCCGGCACCGCGGGCGGGACCCAGGGGACCGGCACCGGCTCCACCGGCGGCGCGGCGGACTCGATCAGCCTGCGGGTCAACAACGCGACCACGTACTCGCGCAACTTCAACATCTACTCCCCCTCCACCGACATCGCGCCGCAGATCAGCCTCATCTACGAGCCGCTGGTGCGCCGCAACGTCTTCAAGGGCGGCGCGCTGGAGCCGTGGCTGGCCGAGTCGTGGGAGTGGAGCGACGGCGACAAGACCGTCACGCTGAAGCTCCGCACCGACGTGAAGTTCTCCGACGGCACCCCGATGACCAGCAAGGACGTCGCGTTCACGCTCAACATCCCGCTGAAGTACCCCGAGCTGAACACCGGCGGCCAGACCTACGTCTCGGCCGAGGCGACCGGCGACCACACCGTGGTCGTCAAGTGGAAGAAGCCCGCCCAGCTCGACTTCTACCGCTTCGCCCTCGGCGTCACCGGCTTCGCGCCCCGGATCGTGCCCGAGCACATCTGGAAGGACAAGGACCTCAAGACCTGGACGAACCCCGACCCGATCGGCACGGGCGTGGGCAGGCTCACCGCGTTCACCCCGCAGCAGTTCACCCTGGAGACGCGCGCGGACTACTGGGGCGGCCCGTTCCCGATGAAGACGATCAAGATCGTCGCCACCGGCTCCGACGACCAGACCAAGGCCCGCCTGCTCAAGGGCGACATCGACTTCGCCACCATCTCCTGGCCGAACGCCGAGCAGGAGTACATGGCCCGCAACCCGAAGACCAACGTCTACAAGACGTTCCACACGGGCGGCGAGGAGTCGCTGCTGTTCAACATGGACAAGGCGCCCTTCGACGACGTCAACGTGCGCCGGGCGCTGGCGATGAGCCTGGATCGTTCCAGCCTGCTCAAGCTCGCCCCCACCGGCCAGGAGCCCGCCAACGCGTGCGGCCTGGAGCCGGCCGTGTACGCCGACTTCATGGCCCCCGGATGTGAGCCGCAGGCCCTCGACGCCGAGGGAGCCAAGAAGGCGCTGGCCGACGGCGGCTGGACCGTCCAGGACGGGCAGCTCGCCAAGGCCGGCAGGACCTACCCGCTGGGCGTCAAGGTCGTGCAGGAGTACGCCAACTGGATGGCGTACGGCAAGGGCATGCAGGACCAGTGGAAGACCAACCTGGGCTTGGACGTGAAGGTCACGGCCGTGCCCGAGGAGAACTACGACCCGCAGCTCAACGACGGCGACTTCGACATGGCCCTCTACTGGACCGGCGGCTCCAACGGCCTGTACTCCGTCTTCACCGACCAGCTCGACCCCGAGACGTACGTGCCGAGCGGCAAGGACGCCCAGTACCAGAACCAGGGCCGCTGGAAGGACGAGTCCACGGCGCCGCTCCTCGACAAGCTGCGCACCAGCGTCGGCGACCCGGAGGCGCAGAAGGAGACCGGCCACCAGCTCCAGAAGATCGTGCTGGACCAGGTGCCGTACTCCCCGATGTTCACCGCCGACTGGTTCGTCGAGATGAACCAGACCCGCTGGGTGGGCTGGCCCGAGGCGGGCAGCACCCAGCACGTCCCGCACAGCGGGATCGGCCCGGACATCGTGCTGACCCTCAAGGGCCTCAAGCCCGCGGGCGCGTAG
- a CDS encoding ABC transporter permease, with protein MRQGRWRFLTRRVGFYLATAWSAITLNFLIPRLMPGDPASVIVRQLQRQSGESVSPETVAAIQKLFGDPRAGLLQQYGDYLVSIARLDFGLSVSRFPTPVGELLGAGLPWTLLLVGTTTVIAFLLGTGLGIAAGWKPGGRLDGFLSPMSTFLSALPYFWVALIALYVFGLVLGWFPLGGGFDPDLYGGPGFLGSVLEYLVMPAATIVFSAFGGWLLGMRNMMVTAVSEDYVLLGRAKGLSSGRVMFRYAARNALLPSVTGFAMAIGGVLGGALLTEIVFSYPGIGYLLYDAVSKRDYPLMQGVFLLTTLTVLLANFVADSVYVMIDPRTREAGR; from the coding sequence ATGAGGCAGGGCAGGTGGCGTTTCCTGACCAGGCGGGTGGGCTTCTACCTGGCCACCGCCTGGTCGGCGATCACGCTGAACTTCCTCATCCCCCGGCTCATGCCGGGGGACCCCGCGTCCGTGATCGTCAGGCAGTTGCAGCGGCAGTCGGGCGAGTCCGTCTCGCCCGAGACCGTGGCCGCGATCCAGAAGCTGTTCGGCGACCCCCGCGCCGGCCTGCTCCAGCAGTACGGGGACTACCTCGTCAGCATCGCGCGGCTCGACTTCGGCCTGTCCGTCAGCCGCTTCCCGACCCCGGTGGGCGAGCTGCTCGGCGCCGGCCTGCCGTGGACGCTGCTGCTGGTCGGCACCACCACGGTGATCGCCTTCCTGCTCGGGACCGGCCTCGGGATCGCCGCCGGCTGGAAGCCGGGCGGGCGGCTCGACGGCTTCCTGTCGCCGATGTCGACGTTCCTGAGCGCGCTCCCGTACTTCTGGGTGGCGCTCATCGCCCTGTACGTGTTCGGCCTGGTGCTCGGCTGGTTCCCGCTGGGCGGCGGCTTCGACCCCGACCTGTACGGCGGGCCGGGCTTCCTCGGCAGCGTCCTGGAGTACCTGGTGATGCCCGCCGCGACGATCGTCTTCTCCGCCTTCGGCGGGTGGCTGCTCGGCATGCGCAACATGATGGTCACGGCCGTCAGCGAGGACTACGTCCTGCTCGGCCGGGCCAAGGGGCTGTCGAGCGGCCGGGTGATGTTCCGGTACGCCGCCCGCAACGCCCTGCTGCCCAGCGTCACCGGCTTCGCCATGGCGATCGGCGGCGTGCTCGGCGGCGCGCTGCTGACCGAGATCGTCTTCTCCTATCCCGGCATCGGCTACCTGCTCTACGACGCGGTGAGCAAGCGGGACTACCCGCTCATGCAGGGCGTCTTCCTGCTGACGACGCTCACCGTGCTGCTGGCCAACTTCGTGGCCGACTCCGTCTACGTGATGATCGACCCGCGCACGAGGGAGGCAGGCCGATGA
- a CDS encoding ABC transporter permease, with product MKVRVGIGIIAFFAVVAVIGPWLNDLMGIGPWKIDYDAISRPPGGGHLLGTTSQGTDVLAQVIAGTRNSMVVGAVAGVIGIVLAVVVGVTAGFFGGRIDALLSFLTNMFLVLPVLPLTLIVAGYVQDTGPITIALIIGLFGWAPGARTLRAQTLSLRGRDFVMAMRMLGETKTRLIFVEVLPHLAGWISAMFLHLVLGAVLAEAGLAFLGISSADTVSWGTIIDQARQVALLNGMWWWFVPPGLCIALLGTATGLVNFGIDEVMNPRLRTADIKAMRKALA from the coding sequence ATGAAGGTCCGCGTCGGCATCGGCATCATCGCCTTCTTCGCCGTGGTCGCGGTCATCGGTCCGTGGCTCAACGACCTGATGGGCATCGGGCCCTGGAAGATCGACTACGACGCGATCAGCCGGCCGCCCGGCGGCGGCCACCTGCTCGGCACCACCAGCCAGGGCACCGACGTGCTCGCCCAGGTGATCGCCGGGACGCGCAACTCGATGGTGGTCGGCGCGGTGGCCGGCGTCATCGGCATCGTCCTCGCGGTCGTGGTCGGCGTCACCGCCGGCTTCTTCGGCGGCAGGATCGACGCGCTGCTGTCCTTCCTGACCAACATGTTCCTGGTCCTGCCCGTGCTCCCGCTCACCCTCATCGTGGCGGGCTACGTGCAGGACACGGGCCCGATCACGATCGCGCTGATCATCGGGCTGTTCGGGTGGGCGCCGGGCGCCCGCACCCTGCGGGCGCAGACGCTCTCCCTGCGGGGACGGGACTTCGTCATGGCCATGCGCATGCTCGGCGAGACGAAGACCCGCCTGATCTTCGTCGAGGTGCTGCCGCACCTGGCCGGCTGGATCTCCGCGATGTTCCTCCACCTGGTGCTGGGCGCGGTCCTCGCCGAGGCCGGGCTGGCCTTCCTCGGCATCTCCTCGGCCGACACCGTGAGCTGGGGCACCATCATCGACCAGGCCAGGCAGGTGGCCCTGCTCAACGGCATGTGGTGGTGGTTCGTCCCGCCCGGCCTGTGCATCGCGCTGCTCGGCACCGCGACCGGGCTGGTGAACTTCGGCATCGACGAGGTCATGAACCCGCGCCTGCGCACGGCCGACATCAAGGCGATGAGAAAGGCGCTCGCATGA
- a CDS encoding ABC transporter ATP-binding protein, which translates to MILDVKGLNVDYISAKGTVRAVNDVSFQLRRGEILGVAGESGCGKSTLIMAITRLLRPPAALTGGQVWLHPRDGEPVDIAARTDRELRRIRWNKIAVVLQSAMDALNPVARLSAQFADVLKAHGYRDVERRTAELLEMVGISPDRARSYPHEMSGGMRQRAMIALALACDPELVVMDEPTTAVDVVMQRQILSQILQLRDRLGFSVVFVTHDLSLLVELAERIAVMYAGRIVEIGEAAAIYADPKHPYTKGLRDSFPPLRAPVTKLSGIPGSPPALRDLPPGCAFEPRCARRFDACAQRRPELLPVGGGLAACHLHDRERTHV; encoded by the coding sequence ATGATCCTGGACGTCAAAGGGCTGAACGTCGACTACATCTCGGCCAAGGGGACCGTACGGGCCGTCAACGACGTGAGCTTCCAGCTCCGGCGCGGCGAGATCCTCGGCGTGGCGGGCGAGTCGGGCTGCGGCAAGTCCACCCTCATCATGGCGATCACGCGGCTGCTGCGCCCGCCGGCGGCGCTGACCGGCGGCCAGGTGTGGCTGCACCCCCGCGACGGCGAGCCCGTCGACATCGCCGCCAGGACGGACCGGGAGCTCCGGAGGATCCGCTGGAACAAGATCGCCGTGGTGCTGCAGAGCGCCATGGACGCGCTCAACCCGGTCGCCCGGCTGAGCGCCCAGTTCGCCGACGTGCTGAAGGCGCACGGCTACCGCGACGTCGAAAGGCGCACCGCCGAGCTGCTGGAGATGGTGGGCATCTCGCCCGACCGGGCCCGGTCCTACCCGCACGAGATGTCCGGCGGCATGCGCCAGCGCGCGATGATCGCGCTGGCGCTGGCCTGCGACCCCGAGCTGGTCGTCATGGACGAGCCCACCACCGCCGTGGACGTCGTCATGCAGCGCCAGATCCTCTCCCAGATCCTCCAGCTCCGCGACCGGCTCGGCTTCTCGGTCGTGTTCGTCACGCACGACCTGTCGCTGCTGGTCGAGCTGGCCGAGCGGATCGCCGTCATGTACGCCGGCCGCATCGTGGAGATCGGCGAGGCGGCCGCCATCTACGCCGATCCGAAGCACCCGTACACCAAGGGCCTGCGCGACTCGTTCCCGCCGCTGCGCGCGCCGGTCACCAAGCTGAGCGGCATCCCCGGCAGCCCGCCCGCGCTGCGCGACCTGCCGCCCGGGTGCGCGTTCGAGCCGCGCTGCGCGCGGCGCTTCGACGCCTGCGCGCAGCGGCGGCCGGAGCTGCTGCCGGTGGGGGGCGGCCTGGCGGCCTGTCACCTGCACGACCGAGAGAGGACGCATGTCTGA
- a CDS encoding ABC transporter ATP-binding protein: protein MSETPILAAEDVTKHFHARDGVGRHVTVRAVENITLRLHRGRIAALVGESGSGKTTLARLLAQFYPVTSGEIRLRGEPVTGPDKRFAGEVQLVFQDPFASLNSLRRVEHNLRRALRLHAHPAADEDVRELLGKVNLTPEAEFARKLPHELSGGQRQRVAIARALAVRPSVLLGDEPISMLDVSIRLDVLNLLARLRDEEGLALLYITHDIASARYLSDDIFVMYAGQMIEGGPAESVIQRPKHPYTRLLIDSSPDPERAAGSSAFTVGEKLGEPPSLVDPPPGCRFHPRCPFAKDECRTEVPPRVEFPDGGWTTCWLHATRPEDTPTP from the coding sequence ATGTCTGAGACCCCGATCCTCGCCGCCGAGGACGTGACCAAGCACTTCCACGCGCGCGACGGCGTCGGCAGGCACGTGACGGTCCGCGCCGTGGAGAACATCACGCTGCGCCTCCACCGGGGACGGATCGCCGCGCTGGTCGGCGAGAGCGGCAGCGGCAAGACCACGCTGGCCCGGCTGCTGGCCCAGTTCTACCCGGTGACCTCCGGGGAGATCCGGCTGCGCGGCGAGCCGGTGACGGGGCCGGACAAGCGCTTCGCCGGCGAGGTGCAGCTCGTCTTCCAGGACCCGTTCGCCTCGCTCAACTCGCTGCGCCGGGTGGAGCACAACCTGCGCAGGGCGCTGAGGCTGCACGCGCACCCGGCCGCCGACGAGGACGTGCGCGAGCTGCTCGGCAAGGTCAACCTGACCCCGGAGGCGGAGTTCGCCCGCAAGCTGCCGCACGAGCTGTCGGGCGGCCAGCGGCAGCGGGTGGCCATCGCGCGGGCGCTCGCCGTGCGGCCGTCGGTGCTGCTCGGCGACGAGCCGATCTCGATGCTGGACGTGTCGATCCGGCTCGACGTGCTCAACCTGCTGGCCCGGCTCCGCGACGAGGAGGGGCTGGCGCTGCTCTACATCACGCACGACATCGCCAGCGCCCGCTACCTGTCGGACGACATCTTCGTCATGTACGCCGGCCAGATGATCGAGGGCGGCCCCGCGGAGTCGGTCATCCAGCGGCCGAAGCACCCGTACACGCGCCTGCTCATCGACTCCTCGCCCGACCCGGAGCGCGCCGCGGGCAGCTCGGCGTTCACCGTGGGCGAGAAACTCGGCGAGCCGCCCAGCCTGGTGGACCCGCCGCCCGGCTGCCGCTTCCATCCACGCTGCCCGTTCGCCAAGGACGAGTGCCGGACGGAGGTCCCGCCGCGCGTCGAGTTCCCCGACGGCGGATGGACCACCTGCTGGCTGCACGCCACCCGACCGGAGGACACCCCGACCCCATGA
- a CDS encoding family 20 glycosylhydrolase — MNERPVVIPALQQWTGGTGEFRLGGGSRVVSGTAPEQARRFAAELGVPYGPGGGDIVLALTGTGRGPESYRLEITPERVLIEAPGPAGLFYGTRSLLQILGEDGRAPAGVAEDWPNYPVRGYMLDVGRRFVTPPMIHRLIGLMGTFKLNELQLHLNDNEIEPPDGDWSRAVSAFRLRSDAFPGLAAAESYTRADWDGFEDAAAAHAVTIVPEIDAPAHARAFIACEPSVGHDGGNSDHLDLANPAATKLVKEVFEEFVPWFRGPAAHFGADEYYQSKELWKRFFNDMAAHLRSLGKQPRAWGGFTRLSPTGDTTGFDPDVVINSWNNGFYGPEGAEGDTYPLINSNDDLLYIVPEADYYRGQGLDGAWLHEHWEPHVFAGGQRLAPDDPRLLGAMPALWNDLVHATYGEERMYELIEDTVGVLAQKMWSASTSGLPYPEFRAHAVRALRVTTARHVPLQGFEPRTSAS, encoded by the coding sequence ATGAACGAGCGTCCCGTGGTGATCCCCGCCCTGCAGCAGTGGACGGGCGGGACCGGCGAGTTCCGGCTCGGCGGCGGCTCGCGGGTGGTCTCGGGGACCGCCCCGGAGCAGGCCCGGCGGTTCGCCGCCGAGCTGGGCGTCCCCTACGGGCCCGGGGGCGGGGACATCGTGCTCGCCCTCACGGGGACCGGGCGCGGCCCCGAGAGCTACCGGCTGGAGATCACGCCCGAGCGGGTCCTCATCGAGGCGCCGGGCCCGGCCGGGCTCTTCTACGGCACCCGCAGCCTGCTGCAGATCCTCGGCGAGGACGGCCGCGCCCCCGCCGGCGTCGCCGAGGACTGGCCGAACTACCCGGTCCGCGGCTACATGCTGGACGTCGGCCGCCGCTTCGTCACGCCGCCCATGATCCACCGGCTCATCGGGCTGATGGGCACGTTCAAGCTCAACGAGCTCCAGTTGCACCTCAACGACAACGAGATCGAGCCGCCGGACGGCGACTGGAGCCGGGCGGTGTCCGCCTTCCGGCTGCGCTCGGACGCCTTTCCGGGGCTGGCCGCCGCCGAGTCGTACACGCGGGCCGACTGGGACGGGTTCGAGGACGCCGCGGCGGCGCACGCCGTCACGATCGTGCCGGAGATCGACGCGCCCGCCCACGCGCGGGCGTTCATCGCCTGCGAACCCTCCGTCGGGCACGACGGCGGCAACTCCGACCACCTCGACCTGGCCAACCCGGCGGCGACGAAGCTGGTCAAGGAGGTGTTCGAGGAGTTCGTGCCGTGGTTCCGCGGGCCCGCCGCGCACTTCGGCGCCGACGAGTACTACCAGAGCAAGGAGCTGTGGAAGCGGTTCTTCAACGACATGGCCGCGCACCTGCGGTCGCTGGGCAAGCAGCCCCGCGCCTGGGGCGGCTTCACCCGCCTGTCCCCCACGGGCGACACCACCGGGTTCGACCCCGACGTCGTGATCAACAGCTGGAACAACGGCTTCTACGGGCCGGAAGGGGCCGAGGGCGACACCTACCCGCTGATCAACAGCAACGACGACCTGCTCTACATCGTCCCGGAGGCGGACTACTACCGGGGCCAGGGCCTCGACGGCGCCTGGCTGCACGAGCACTGGGAGCCGCACGTGTTCGCCGGCGGGCAGCGCCTCGCCCCGGACGACCCCCGCCTGCTCGGCGCCATGCCGGCCCTGTGGAACGACCTGGTGCACGCCACGTACGGCGAGGAGCGGATGTACGAGCTGATCGAGGACACCGTGGGGGTGCTCGCCCAGAAGATGTGGAGCGCGAGCACGTCCGGCCTGCCGTACCCGGAGTTCCGGGCGCACGCCGTCCGGGCCCTCCGGGTCACGACGGCCCGGCACGTGCCGCTCCAGGGATTCGAACCCCGAACCTCCGCCTCCTGA